The following proteins are co-located in the Gossypium hirsutum isolate 1008001.06 chromosome A02, Gossypium_hirsutum_v2.1, whole genome shotgun sequence genome:
- the LOC107931672 gene encoding beta-1,4-xylosyltransferase IRX14 — protein MKLSALQQSYLGRRSNSFRSSGPLDSSSDGAFKSPAAVFWLVLHGLSCLISLLLGFRFSRLVFLLLSTSSTYTSPFHSPTELAKTLDIRSVIPADPVGNVPLPFPNKTATNSRVVVGRHGIRIRPWPHPNPVEVMKAHRIIERVQTEQRLQFGVKDPRKIIVVTPTYVRTFQSLHLTGVMHSLMLVPYDLVWIVVEAGGVSNETASLIAKSGLRTIHVGFNQRMPNSWDGRHKLETKMRLRGLRIVREKKLDGIVIFADDSNMHSMELFDEIQNVKWFGAVSVGILASSANIDETVVEKRGEEENPRMPVQGPACNVSNMLAGWHTFNTLPFAGKTAVYIDDRATVLPRKLEWSGFILNSSLLWKDGDKPEWMKDIDTLDGDIESPLDLVKDPSVVEPLGSCGRRVLLWWLRVEARADSKFPPRWIIDPPLEITVPSKRTPWPDTPPELPSHEKPVIRIQEPIIKHTTKTRTSRSKRRSKRKHDDTRTDRGTTGFDKTLQN, from the exons ATGAAGCTTTCGGCGTTACAACAGAGTTATCTAGGTCGTCGGAGTAATAGTTTCAGATCATCGGGACCGTTGGATTCTTCTTCCGATGGAGCTTTTAAATCGCCGGCGGCCGTTTTTTGGCTTGTCCTCCATGGTCTGTCTTGCTTAATTAGCTTACTCCTTGGGTTCCGTTTTTCTCGTTTGGTTTTCCTTTTGTTATCTACTTCTTCTACCTATACGTCGCCGTTTCATTCCCCTACCGAGCTTGCCAAAACCCTAGATATCCGCTCAGTTATTCCCGCTGACCCCGTCGGGAACGTCCCGTTACCATTTCCTAACAAGACGGCGACGAACTCCCGGGTGGTTGTCGGGCGGCACGGGATCCGGATCCGACCGTGGCCGCATCCGAATCCGGTTGAGGTCATGAAGGCACACCGGATCATCGAAAGGGTCCAAACGGAGCAGAGGTTACAATTTGGTGTGAAGGATCCCAGGAAAATTATCGTGGTCACGCCGACGTATGTACGGACATTCCAATCACTGCATTTGACCGGTGTGATGCATTCGTTGATGCTGGTCCCTTACGATCTGGTGTGGATCGTCGTTGAAGCCGGCGGCGTTAGCAATGAAACGGCGTCGCTTATCGCTAAATCCGGTCTGAGAACCATCCACGTGGGATTCAATCAACGGATGCCGAATTCATGGGACGGACGCCATAAATTGGAAACCAAAATGCGGCTTCGTGGTTTAAG AATTGTAAGAGAGAAGAAATTGGATGGAATTGTTATATTTGCTGATGATAGTAATATGCATAGTATGGAACTTTTCGATGAGATCCAAAATGTGAAATGGTTCGGTGCGGTTTCTGTCGGAATACTTGCTAGCTCGGCTAATATCGATGAGACGGTGGTTGAGAAGAGAGGGGAAGAGGAGAATCCTCGAATGCCGGTTCAAGGTCCGGCTTGTAACGTGTCTAATATGTTGGCAGGGTGGCATACGTTTAACACATTGCCATTTGCTGGGAAAACTGCTGTTTATATTGATGATAGAGCAACCGTGCTGCCTAGGAAGTTGGAGTGGTCGGGATTCATTTTGAATTCTAGTTTGCTTTGGAAAGACGGAGATAAGCCGGAATGGATGAAAGATATTGATACATTGGATGGGGATATCGAGAGTCCATTGGATTTGGTTAAAGACCCGTCGGTGGTGGAGCCTCTTGGAAGCTGTGGACGTCGAGTTTTGCTCTGGTGGCTTCGAGTTGAAGCTCGTGCTGATAGCAAGTTCCCTCCTAG ATGGATAATTGACCCACCTTTGGAGATCACGGTCCCATCAAAACGCACTCCATGGCCTGATACTCCCCCTGAACTCCCTTCTCACGAGAAGCCAGTGATAAGAATCCAAGAACCAATCATCAAGCATACTACAAAGACACGAACATCCAGATCAAAACGTCGAAGTAAAAGAAAGCACGATGACACAAGAACAGACAGAGGCACAACAGGTTTCGACAAGACAttacaaaactaa